Within the Osmerus eperlanus chromosome 10, fOsmEpe2.1, whole genome shotgun sequence genome, the region TTCTGGCCCTGGCCAGAGGAACCCTTATCCCAGTGTGGATGACACCTTGAGAGCCTCTCTCCCAAGGCTTGTCCAGCTATGGAAGCAATTCTTACTCAACCACGGTTGTTTTAAGGAAGATGTTTTCTTAGGCTAACAGTACATGGCTTTGACCAATGATTAGCTTAATATGGGGAGTTTGGCTCTGCAGGGCATTCTTGCTTATGTGCTTTTGCTTGTTTGCAAGTAAATAAGAACGTTTACTTGGCTGCTGGTTAAGATAAAGtatcctgtggtgtgtgttgttttaTTAGCATACTACTTTATGATTGTGTTGAATAATACATTGATTGAATTGAAAATAGGTGTTGAATGTTCATCTTAAGCCTAGTTCTCTTCATTTGATTGGATGATTTCAGGCATCCAATCAGTTTGGCTTCTCGTGTATTATTTCACTGGTAGGACTTCCTTTCACATCAGTATTCCTTGGTCATGGTTTTTTTAATGGCTTATGCATCTTTGGTCGGGTAGACATTTTCTGTAGTTTATGTTCAGTGATGCCTGTGAGGATTGCATAACAGTTTCCAGATGACCCCAGAGGACTACGCAGTGATCAATCAGATGGCCTGGAGGAGCCACCATGGAGGGCGGAGCACTGGGACATCTCTGCCACTCCTCAGCATGTGGATTCTAACAGGCTGGTGTTGTATAGAGGGTTAAATGGCTGATTGAAATGACTTCCCCTTTAGCAATAGAACAGAACATTTGTACAATGGAGGGTTGTTTCCCAGCTGTAATGTAGCCCATGaatcacatacaacacacacacacacacacacgctcatataaaaacacaaatgcACGCCGTCTGAATCCTGGCCTCCTATGGGTTCTGTTATGCTCCGCAGATCACGTCTGAAGACGGCTTCAAAGGTAGATCAGAGGAGCATGGATAGCGTGTACAGGTTGCCAGGCCTCCTCCAGCAGTGAAAGTCTGCCACTTTGATGTGGAGTTCCGAGCACTCGGGGGCGTCTCTATCAAAGCTGGCCCCCCATCCTGGCCTCTGTTGTCTCCAGGGCATCCAGGAGCACGGCAGGATGCCCTACAGGGGCTTTCTTGTAAACCACAAAGGGAAACGGTACAACAGGCTTTTCTTTTAGCCCTGTTGGAGTCTATTCTAAACCAACCTGACCTGTCCGGGCGGTCTTTACTGATCGTCGAGTTCCTTTTGGTTTATTTTTGTTTACGATATTCACATAACAGGGGATGTTGTTCCAGCAGGAGGTTCTCTGGCTGGGTAATACTTGGCTATTGCCTCCTGTAGATGAACGGCAGCTTTGCGATGGCCTTGCAGCTCTGATCCTCTTGTCCTCTTAGTCCTCATCACCACAAGGAGATCATCCCTGTCCCTTCCCTACCTCCCCAGGATTATCCACAGAGAGAAAGCTCTAGAAGGCTCTAGTCTGACAAATGCATGGTCATTGCAGGTGCATTTGATGAAAGGGCTAATGAATTGATTCTGTGACCCGGGTCGCGTGACTAACCTATGACAGTAATGACAGGAAGGAGGGCAAAAGATTGTGTAAATGTTCATGCAATGGCGGACTTTGCTCACTGCAGTGTTTActgtactgtgcgtgtgtgcaataTCCGTTTGTCCTTTGCTGAGGGTATGACACTGTCCTTGCTCTGGTCTGCTAGCGGCCTCCAAGCTATCAACCCCTCTGTAACTAGAGCAGAGGcaagttgtgtctgtgtgagaaatCACATTCCTGTGAGCTCAAACAAAGGAACATAGTTGAAACCTAGATAAGTGTTGTAGGCGTGTCTTACAGAAGCACATCCAAGCTGCTGTGTGTTTAGGTTTGTAGATCTCTGTTTGGGGAGGCTATGTTCTAATGTGAGAAGGGGAATTTATGGCTATCGGCAGGACGATAAGCCGGTGTTCTCCAGTCTAGGACTAGCTGTAGATGTAATAAAGGCCTACTCTTATCTGTGTTATCTCCGTGGATGCAATGTTATGTAAGACTGACCTCCTCTACACTCGTATAAACACGGTGGATGTCTGAGGGATGCAGCATTTAAGCAAACGTTATCACTGATTGGCAATATAGGCTGTATTGTATGTAACACATCTTTtccggtgtgtattgtgtaccAAAGGTTTAAACGCGAAAGTCAACATTGTAAAAACATGTCAATCTCTGTTACGTGTCGTAGAAGTAAGCAGCACCCTTTGTCCCATTAAACTTTTGTACACgcattaaagtgtgtgtgtgtgtgtgttgcagatacATTCCTCCCTTGCTGTGGGGTAAGAGTGGTCACCTCCAGACAGCCCTGTATGGGAAGATGGGCCGTGTAAATTCCCCACACCCCTGTGGACAGAGGAAGTACCTACCCATGCAAGACGGGGCCACCTCGACCTTTGACCTGTTTGAGTCTCTGGGGGACCATCCGACAGGAGGTGAGATCGGATCACGTCTTTCACCAGCTTTTTACACCAGTACATGTcaatgagaatgtgtgtgtggtgtggtgtgtgtattgcCTGAAAACAGAAGTGTAACCATATTTAGAACTGTAATGAGTTAATCGAGGTCACCCCGTACCGAGAGTGGGTGCTTGAGAAACGCTTGTTGATTCAAATGAGAAGCACGAGAGAAGAGAATGACTTGACCGTGACATCGTCGACCTGACTGGAGTTTAATCTCAAGGGGCCGCTGTTTGTTTTTGGGCTTTGGATTCGGGCCCTGTTACAGAATAGAGTTACTTTCAACAGGGGTTATGTCACTGTTGTTGTGAGGACGCTGTTTCAAAGATGGATCCTTTATCTGCGGTGTGGCCTCAGCTCACCTCTGTAAAACACTCTGGACTGATCTCCTCCCACCTGTCCACTCGCAACCCAAATAACATAATGTTACTCGAAAATAGTGAAAATCATGAATACTAGTAAAACCAATCATTTGCAGTAACTTAACCCAGACAGAGGTTTGTGTTGTAGATGTCCAGTGCCACCAAGGCTTATCTTGGGTGCTATTTGCTTACCACACAGAGTGACAACAGAACCTGTTCATATCCGACTTTACATATCTCCGTTTGCAAATGTGTCAGTGACCATTGACCACCTTTGTTGGCTGTTTCAACAGACGACATCACCATGGTGATATGCCCGGGCATCGGTAACCATAGCGAGAAGCACTACATCCGTACCTTCGTAGGCCACTCTCAGAAGCAAGGCTACAGGTGTGCCGTGCTCAACCACCTGGGAGCCCTGCCCAACATCGAGCTGACCTCCCCTCGCATGTTCACCTACGGTGAGGACCAcacacgtgacacacacacgcacacgttggGAGTGGGCTGGACATCAAGGGGTCATTTCTGTGGTCTGTGTCATGTGGTCAGGGTGCACGTGGGAGTTTGCCGCCATGGTGGGCTACATCAAGAAGGCGTACCCCCAGACCCAGCTGATTGTGGTGGGCTTCAGCCTGGGGGGCAACATCGTGTGCAAGTTCCTAGGGGAGAGCCAGGCCAACCAGGAGAGGGTCCTGTGCTGCGTCAGCATGTGCCAGGGATACAGCGCTCtcaggtgggtgtgggtgtgtgggtacctggtgtgtgtgtcccagtcaTTAATCCCACCGCTCGGATCTGATCAGACTAATGGGCAGTCCACTCTCACTGGATGAGAACGGGCACAAGGCTTATTTATTTCATGTTGCGGGTGAGGGAGGACAACTCTTAGTAAATGTATTCAACGAGGCGCAGAGCGAGACTAGTTCTGCTGTTGGAAAGGACTGGGTAAGGGTTCCGGATAGAACGAGAGTTGGCTGAACCACACCTTTCCTGTTGAGAGGCTGCCAGGGTCTCCTGGCAGTGACAGTGTGTTCTGTCCAGTGTTTATatatgtgcgagagagagagagaaagatgaagagagCACTCGTTTTAGAGACAGGAACAGACACACTGTCCTCTTGGTGAAATAGGATTATAGTCCTTTCCAATTAGTGTTTTCCATGCTCTTCAAAGCCATAAAAAATTAATACATCATCCATGCCATCTATTAAATGGACTCAGTCCACTGTATCACTCATCGCATTCCTAGTGTAGAAATAATTTGTGAGAAGGGGGCGTAAGGAGgtgaaagtttgacagtttcaTATTTACGTTTAGGGAAGGGATGTTAAACTCAGTTTGTAAAGCAGCGTAGGCTGCTAGAATGGCAGATTCCCCTCACGCTGAGCCTGTCAGAGTCCTGCACACAAACCACAGCCTGGGCTTTTGTCCCCTGGATTAGGCAGTGCATTGTTAAACGTGTGGTCTGGAATGCAGACTGACTGCGCAcagctgacgtgtgtgtgtgtgtgtgtgtcctctgcgtCCCTCAGGGCCCAGGAGACGTTTCTGCAGTGGGACCAGTGCAGGAGATTCTATAACTTCCTCATGGCCGACAACATGAAGAAGATTATCCTCTCACACAGGTAGGGGCCAAGTTCCTATCTCAAATGCTTCCTGTCAGTaggcccctcctctccagcactggAGGAGACTGTAGTCACAGTGTTGAGGTGACGCGAATCGGCAAGTGATGAGCATGACGTGAGAGAGGGTTCAGGCACAGAGCTGTGACTGTCCTGTGCTGGACTGCACCCTGGGACATCACATGCGTTCCAGCATGGTGTCTCACAtctcgcgtgtgtgtttgacaggggGAGCTTGTTCGGAAGCTCGACCAAAATGGAGGACGGCGATCTGAGCAGATTGTTCACGGCCACGTCCCTCATGCAGATCGATGACAACATCATGAGGTACGGAGACCCAGCGGGGACACACGGGGCTGGAGGTAGAGGAAGAACCATTACTAAACCAGATAACCGTGGTTCTTCCCTCAAACCCGGGTTTGTCTGAGACACTCCGTGTCTGTACACTCCCACCTgtggcagaggagggagagaggcctcTCGAGTACTTCTAGTCTAGCAGGTTGTGATGCGGACAATCATTTGAACAACACCCTCTCTGTTGATGAACAGACACCGCCCAGGTGTGATACGGTGTCCTTCCTGTTTCTACAGGAAGTTCCACGGACACAGCTCCCTGAAAGAGTACTACGAGAAGGAGAGCTGTGTGCATTTTATTCACAATGTAAGTGAACGACAGCCTCCTCTGATTGTGCTGTGTACATGTTATGTTACTTTTGGAACCATGGAACTTTTTTATATTCTTAAGGCAAATGTCTCACATACAGACTTTTATTTTGTAGGTTAACGTGCCACTGTTGCTGGTGAATTCTGCAGACGACCCCCTGGTGCATGAGTCACTGCTTACCATTCCTCGCACACTAGCAGGTAGCTAACACCCTCCCAGTTACCACAACATACAGTATCAGCAGAGGTGCCCAGTTTCAAACTTTGACCGTGAGACCCACACATATCAACCagttcgcacgcacacacacacacaccacacctcttATGTCTTAGGCTGAGAATCCCCCAATAATTAAAGagcttctttctttttctatctATACTTTTCCTGACTTGTCCTCAAGTGCCGGGAGATCCTTTTCGCATGCACTGTATTATGTGAATGCTCGCGTGCAACATAGTTACTGTGCAACATTCCCGTCAATGTAATTGTGTGTCCCCCAATGTTGATATCATTTATTCGCCCCTACCCCAGACCACGTAATCTCACTCTGAACTTTTGGTGAAACTTGGCAGCCCTGAGCATCAGCAAGACTCAGCATAGCTCACTCTGTCAGAGAGAGCTTTGGCCTCGGTCTAAACTACAGCTCTGGGAAGAGACTGCTAATATATtctaggggggagggagggagggagggagggagggggggagggggggagggagggagggggggagggggggagggagggagggagggcagagggagggagggaggggggcagggtgtggagCCAGCAGTTCTTGGAATACCTAACAGAATTCTACTGCctcaggaacacaaacacacacacacacactgtgttctcCACATGAGCCTACACACCTCCTTGTTGGATCATGTGTCATTGTCAAGTTTTTTTTCTGTATCTATGACCTAAGTGTGTCATTGGTCTAACGCCCATGTTCTGGACTCTTCGTCGGAAAGAGTCAGACTTTTCCTTTACCGGACGGgaacatgtatttatttgatcAGTTGTAgatggtgtgtctgtgaaggGATCTGTCCTGTGGTGGTATAGGGAGATGGCCAGGGGCGTAGTTAGACCCTTTGTACCGGGGCTcttgccccagtataaatctg harbors:
- the LOC134027733 gene encoding monoacylglycerol lipase ABHD2, with the protein product MSAHESDVYTLAPEMPAMFDGVKLAAVATVLYVIVRCLNLKSPTAPPDVTYQDTALNRFLLKSCPLLTKEYIPPLLWGKSGHLQTALYGKMGRVNSPHPCGQRKYLPMQDGATSTFDLFESLGDHPTGDDITMVICPGIGNHSEKHYIRTFVGHSQKQGYRCAVLNHLGALPNIELTSPRMFTYGCTWEFAAMVGYIKKAYPQTQLIVVGFSLGGNIVCKFLGESQANQERVLCCVSMCQGYSALRAQETFLQWDQCRRFYNFLMADNMKKIILSHRGSLFGSSTKMEDGDLSRLFTATSLMQIDDNIMRKFHGHSSLKEYYEKESCVHFIHNVNVPLLLVNSADDPLVHESLLTIPRTLAEKKENVMFSLTLHGGHLGFFEGAVLFPQPLTWMDKVIVSYANAICQWEKQKPPCQSGLLNESPCPEKKD